The DNA window CTTCGACTACGATTGTGGTGTGGGGAAGGTTACGCTTCCAGTTCAGAAGGAATTATGCAAATTCTCAAAATCATATTCTTCTATGATCTGAGAATTTCCAGGAATGTGCTCTTTTTGACTCCGCTTATGGTATACAAAAGGTTGTTCTCACATTTCTAACTGACTTGCGAAGTTGTACATGAATATACGATTTAGCCAACTAATTTTTTACTCATAACATATTTTCTGACTTTTCCATAAGTTCTTATGATTCTATATCCTCTTTCCTGAACCCCTGCACTACAACCACTCCTCATACTTTAAATCATACATTTTACCCTTCGCCAACGCACAGCGGCCGGATGACCGTTTCCGGGCCGGGCAACACTTTGTGGGCGGTTAGGGGAAGCTTTGAAATCCGACACTTACGGAGACTTTCGCGATGGTCAGCTGACCATCGTGAATATAGTCGTAGTTAGTGGCTAGTTCAAAGTTCCCCTGCCCACGTTGCCAGGACCGGAAACGGTCATCCGGCCGCGTCCGCCCTGAGGCATATTTCCAAGTCGAAACTCATCCATACGCCTGCAATATTTTCACAACATATCTAAAAATTTTTATCGTTCCACCACAAAGACACTCTAACGCGTCCATAACCGTTGAGAATTAGTCCTCAATCGTAACCTTATCCAGATGCCAGATCTCATCCACATACTGCTGAATAGTTCTGTCAGAAGAAAACTTACCTGCGCATGCAGTGTTCAGAAGAGCCATCTTAGCCCATCCTTCGCTGTCTCTGTAAGCAGCCTCTACTCTCTTCTGTGCTTCTGCATAAGACTTGAAGTCTGCCAGGATAAAGTAAGTATCTGCGCGATCGCTGCAGTTTGTGTTCAGCAGAGAATCGTAGATCTCGTGGAACATGTTGAAATCTCCATTGGAGTAAGTTCCGTTGATCAGCTGCATCAGTACGTTACGGATATCCGGGTCGTTGTTGAAATACTGCATTGGATCGTATCCACCGTTGTTTTCATAGTTGATAACCTGATCAGCGGTCAGACCGAAGATGAATGCATTCTCTGCACCAACTTCTTCTACGATTTCCACGTTTGCACCATCCATGGTTCCCAGAGTCGGTGCACCGTTCAGCATAAACTTCATATTACCGGTACCGGATGCCTCTTTGCTTGCAGTAGAGATCTGTTCAGAAACATCTGCGGCTGCGAAGATCAGTTCCGCATTGGATACACGGTAGTTCTCAATAAATACCACTTTCAGTTTTCCGTTGATAGAAGCATCATTATTGATCACATCTGCAACGGAATTAATCAGTTTAATGGTCAGTTTTGCACGGCGATATCCGGCAGCTGCTTTTGCACCGAAGATGAATGTTCTTGGATAGAAATCCATTTCCGGATGTGCCTTGATCTCGTTGTACAGGTACATTACGTGCAGAATATTCATCAGCTGACGTTTGTACTCATGCAGTCTCTTGACCTGAACATCGAAGATGGAATGCGGATTGACTTCGATTCCATTATGCTCCTGGATGTATTTTGCCAGACGTACTTTGTTCTGGTATTTGATATTCATGAACTCCTGCAAAGCTTTCTTGTCATCTGCGTAAACCTTCAGTTTTGCCAGTTCCGGCAGATTGGTGATCCAGCCATCGCCGATATGATCTGTGATCCAGTCAGCCAGCAGTGGATTGGCATGCATCAGGAAACGTCTCTGTGTGATACCGTTTGTTTTATTGTTGAATTTTTCCGGATACATCTCATAGAAATCTTTCAGTTCCTGTTTTTCCAGAATCTCGGTATGCAGTCTTGCTACACCGTTGACAGAATAGCCACCTGCGATTGCCAGATGTGCCATCTTAACCTGTCCGTCGTAGATGATAGCCATTTTCTGGATCTTTTCCTGATTTCCGGGATATTTGTTCTGGATCTCCAGGATGAATCTGCGGTTGATCTCTTCGATGATCTGGTATACACGCGGAAGCAGTTTGGAGAACAGCTCGATCGGCCATTTTTCCAGAGCTTCTGCCATGATGGTATGGTTGGTGTATGCACAGGTATGCGTTGTGATCTCCCATGCTTCTTCCCATTCCATTCCTTCTTCATCCAGCAGGATACGCATCAGTTCGGCAACTGTCATGGTCGGATGGGTATCGTTCAGCTGGAAAGTAACTTTCTTCGGCAGATCATGCAGATCGTCGTGATTTTTCTTGAATTTTGCAATTGCTTCCTGAATACTTGCAGAAATGAAGAAATACTGCTGTTTCAGACGCAGTTCTTTTCCTGCATAGTGATTATCGTTCGGGTACAGAACCTCTACGATATTTTTTGCCAGATTTTCCTGCTCTACTGCTTTATGGTATTCACCTTTATCGAACAGGTCCAGACGGAAATCTGTGATTGGCTCTGCATCCCAAATTCTCAGTGTGTTGACGATCTTGTTGTTGTATCCAACGATCGGCATATCATAAGGAATTGCCATAACAGACTGATAACCTTCCTGGATGAAACGGTTTCTTCCGGTAGCTGCATCATATTCTACTCTTACATATCCGCCGAATTTTACTTCTTTTGCATATTCCGGACGACGCAGTTCGAATGGATAACCATCTTTCAGCCAGTTATCCGGTACTTCTATCTGATAGCCGTCTTCGATTTTCTGTTTGAACAGACCATAGTGATAACGGATACCACAGCCATATGCACAGTATCCCAGAGTTGCCAGGGAATCCAGGAAACATGCTGCCAGTCTTCCCAGACCACCGTTACCCAGTGCCGGATCCGGCTCCTGATCTTCGATCACGTTCAGATCAAATCCCAGTTCGTCCAGTGCTTCCTTTACTTCTTTATATGCAGTCAGATTGATCAGGTTATTACCCAGGGCACGACCCATCAAAAACTCCATAGAAAGATAATATACGATCTTCGGATCATCTTTCTCATACTGTTTTTGAGTTGCCAGCCAGTTGTCGATAATAACATCTTTCACAGCCAGAGAAACGGCCTGAAAGATCTGCTGCTGTGTTGCTTCATCGATGGTTTTACGGTAAAGCATCTTTACGTTTTCTTTGACCGCTTTCTTAAACTCTTCTTTTTTGAAATGACTGTCTAACATTAGAAACCTCCTCATTTGCAATGATTTTTTATAGTGATACAGAATGCAAATAGTCCTGTACCATTGAAAAAAGGGGCTGGTACGCTCGTACCCGCCCCCTGATCCACATACTTGGTTGAATAACTTATGTCCGAATACAGTCTTCAGACTGCCAAACCGTTATTATTCATTCACTTTTTCAACTCCAAGTGTTACTTCCTGAGAGTTGATATTCCAGGATTTTACATAACCCTGTGTGGTATCGGTAATCAGCTTCTCAGCCAGTACCTCCGCCTGAATCTCTTCCGCATGTGCCTTCATAATGTCTTCAATTACTTTGTTGTCTTTCACATACACCTGGATCTTATCCATAACTTCAAAGCCAGCTTCTTTTCGCATGGTCTGGATCTTGCTGATGATCTCTCTTACGAAACCTTCTTCGATCAGTTCCGGAGTCAGATTAGTATCCAGAACAACTGCGATATCGTTGTCAGATTCGGTTACATAACCTTCCATCTGTGCAGTTTCGATCAGCAAATCTCCCTCTGATAATACAACTTCATTGCCATCGATGTCAAGTTTTAACTCGCCGTTTGCACGAAGCTCAGCCATGGCTTTGTTGCCATCCAGTTCGCTCAGAACTTTACGGATACCATTTAACAGTTTGCCGTATTTTGGTCCTACGGTCTTTAACTGCGGTTTGAAACTGTAAGAAATAAAGCTTTCGATGTTATCGGTGAATTTTACCTCTTTTACATTCAGCTCGTCTGCGATGATCGCGGTAAAGTATTCGGACAGTTCGTACGGAGCTTTTACATACATGGCTGCGATTGGCTGACGGTTCTTGATGTTTGCAGTATTTCTGCAGGCACGACCCATAACAACCACGTTCAGCAGGTGATCCATATTTGCTTCCAGATCTTTGTCGATCCATTCTTTGTTGGCAACCGGGAAGTCACACAGATGGATACTTTCCGGAGCATCTTTGTCGATACTTCTTACCAGGTTCTGGTAGATATCTTCAGTCATGAACGGAATCATCGGAGCGGCAACTTTGGAAATGGTTACCAGGGAAGTATACAGTGTCATGTAGGCATTGATCTTATCCTGTTCCATTCCTTTTGCCCAGAAACGTTCACGGCTTCGTCTTACATACCAGTTACTCATATCATCTACAAATTCCTGCAGTGCTCTTGCTGCTTCCGGGATCCGGTAGTTGTTCAGGTTGTCATCTACAGTCTGGATCACAGTATTCAGTTTGGACAGCAGCCATTTATCCATAACGGATAATTTGTCGTAGTCCAGGGTGTATTTTGTTGCATCGAATTCATCGATGTTTGCATAGAGTACGAAGAACGCATAGGTGTTCCACAGGGTACTCATGAATTTTCTCTGACCTTCCTGCACGGCTTTTCCGTGGAAACGGTTCGGCAGCCACGGTGCGCTGTTGATGTAGAAATACCAGCGGATCGCATCTGCACCGTATGTCTGCAATGCATCGAACGGATCTACCGCGTTTCCTTTGGATTTACTCATCTTCTGACCATTTTCATCCTGTACGTGACCCAATACGATAACGTTCTGGTACGGAGCCTTGTTAAATAACAGGGTGGATTCTGCCAGCAGAGAGTAGAACCATCCACGAGTCTGGTCTACAGCCTCGGAAATAAACTGTGCCGGGAACTGCTGTTCAAACAGGTCTTTATTTTCAAATGGATAATGATGCTGTGCAAATGGCATGGCTCCTGAGTCAAACCAGCAGTCGATAACTTCCGGTACTCTGTGCATCGGTTTTCCACATTCCGGGCACTTGATGGTGATATCATCGATGTATGGACGATGCAGTTCTACGGTCTTCGCACGCTCGTCACCGCTCATCTCATACAGTTCTTCTCTGCTTCCTACAGAATGCTGGCATCCACATTCACACTCCCAGATGTTCAGAGGAGTTCCCCAGTAACGGTTTCTGGAAATACCCCAGTCCTGAACGTTTTCCAGCCAGTCGCCGAAACGTCCTTTACCAATGCTCTCCGGAATCCAGTTGATGGTGTTGTTGTTGCGGATCAGATCGTCTTTTACCGCTGTCATCTTGATGAACCAGGATTCTCTTGCATAGTAGATCAGTGGTGTATCACAACGCCAGCAGTGTGGATATTCATGCTCGAATTTCGGTGCTTCGAAGAGTTTTCCTTCTTTGTCCAGATCTACCAGAACCTTCGGATCCGCATCTTTTACAAAAATATCTGCATACGGTGTTTCTTTGGTCAGATGACCTTTTCCGTCTACAAACTGTACGAACGGCAGGTTGTAATTGCGTCCGATACGGCTGTCGTCTTCACCGAATGCCGGTGCGATATGAACGATACCGGTACCATCGCTCATGGTTACATAAGTATCACAGGTAACAAAATGAGCTTTCTTTTTCTGTTTTTCTGCTGCTTCGCCTGCGCATGCATACAGCGGTTCGTATTCTTTGTATTCCAGATCTTTTCCGGTGTATTTTTCAAGCACTTCGTAAGCCGGTTTTTCTTCGTCTCCCAGTTTACCAAGCACTTTGTCTAACAGAGCTTCTGCCATGTAGTAGGTGTATCCGTCTGCTGCTTTTACTTTGCAGTAAATCTCATCCGGGTTCACACACAGAGCCACGTTGGATGGCAGAGTCCACGGTGTTGTGGTCCATGCCAGAAAATACGCGTCCTCACCGATCACTTTGAAACGAACGATTGCAGAGCGTTCTTTTACGGTTTTATATCCCTGAGATACTTCCTGTGCGGAAAGCGGGGTTCCGCAACGAGGGCAGTAAGGTACGATCTTGAAACCTTTGTATAACAGACCTTTGTCCCAGATCTGTTTCAGTGCCCACCATTCGGACTCGATGAAGTTGTCATCGTATGTTACATATGGATGCTCCATATCTGCCCAGAAACCTACGGTAGAGGAGAAATCTTCCCACATCCCTTTGTATTTCCATACGCTTTCTTTACACTGCTGGATAAATGGCTCCATACCATATTCTTCGATCTGCTCTTTTCCGTCCAGACCCAGTTTCTTTTCTACTTCCAGCTCTACCGGAAGTCCGTGGGTATCCCAGCCGGCTTTTCTCGGTACCATGTAACCTTTCATGGTACGGTAACGCGGGATCATATCCTTGATAACACGGGTCAGCACGTGACCGATATGCGGTTTGCCGTTTGCTGTCGGCGGTCCGTCATAAAATGTGTAGGTTTCTCCCTGTTTTCTCTGTTCCATACTTTTTTCAAAAATATGATTTTCTTTCCAGAACTGTTCTGTCTTTTTCTCTCTGTCCACAAAGTTCAGATTGGTTGACACTTTCTGATACATCTCAGAATCCTCCTTTTATCATTTTCAAAAAGCGGTTTATATATAAAAAGGAATGTGCCTTGGCACATTCTCGCGCCTGCGGTGGTCGCTTGCGACATCTACCTTATACGCCGCAGTGTGCATCCCCGCGGAGCGTTTTTTAATTTACAGGAAAGAAATTTCCTGTAAATCAAAAAAGCCCTCATCCCTGTAACAGGACGAAGGCTACATTACCATCGTTATACCACCTCTTACAATGTACGGGTTCTTCACCGATACACCTTCCCTTTAACGGCGGAACAACCGGCATCTCCTACTGCCCGCGGGTTTCAGAGTGCAACTCAGGAGTGATATTCATCTGACCGACCGGCACCGGGCTTCCACCTCCCCCGGCTCGCTGAGGCTTTCAGGCACAGACTACTGTCTCCGTCTTCGTTTTTACTAACCTTCATTATATATACCTTACAAAGCGGTTGTCAAGGAATTTTACTGTTTTTCAAGGGTAAATTTCGCTTTGTTTGCTGTCGTACTGTCTGTGCCGATGAAAACTTCAAAGACGCCTGCTTCGCTCTCGAAAATATGATTTTCGCTCAGGAAACGAAGCTGTGGTTCTGTGATCGTAAATTCCACGCTTGTCTCCTCTCCCGGCTGCAGGGTAACTTTCCGGAAATCTTTCAGTTCTTTGACCGGGCGCACCACGCTTGCGGCAACATCGTGAAGATACAGCTGGACGGTTTCGGTTCCGGCACAGGTTCCTGTATTTTTTACGGTTACTGCTGCCTGGATGCTTTCTCCGTCTTTCATGCTGTTTTTATCCAGAGAGACTTCGGAAACAGCAAATGTCGTGTAACTCAGACCGTAGCCGAACGGATACAGCGGTTTGTTCGGGATGTCCAGATATTTGGAACGGAAACGGTCTTTGTCTTTGCCTTCCACATGCGGACGGCCGGTCGCGTACTCGTTATAATGTACCGGAACCTGTCCCACACAGTACGGGAAGCTCATCGGCAGTTTTCCGGTCGGGTTGTAAGCGCCGTACAGAACATCTGCGATTGCTCCGGCTCCCTCTGTTCCAGGCATCCACACTTCCAGGATAGCTTTTGCCTTTGCTTTGATGGCACGGATATCTAACGGACGACCGGAGAACAGAACCACGATGATATTCTCATTCACTTCTGCTACCCGATCCAGAAGTTTCTGCTGGATCTCCGGAATCTGGATATTCGCATTGCTTGTCGCCTCACCGGACTGCAGGCGGTCTTCACCGATACAAAGTACTACTTTTTTGGCTCCGGCTGCTGCCTTTACTGCCTCTTCCAGCATCTGTACCTCTTCCTCCGGTGTGCTCGAAGACGTCTGTGCTCCCTCGGTAAATCCTTCCAGAACCACATCTGCGCCAAGCATCGGGGATCCCTGTGCAAAGACTGCATGCTCTGCCAGATCTTCCTGTTTCAGCATTTCCTCGATCGTCTTTACATCTTTTGCTTCTCCGATGATCGACCAGGATCCCATCAGGTTTCTGGAGTTTACATAAGGTCCGATGTATGCGGTTTTTTCGTTTTTGTTCAGTGGCAGGATATTCTCTTCATTTTTCAGCAGAACGAAGGATTTTCTTGCCGCTTCTCTCGCCAGTCTGCGGTGTTCTTCACACAGGATCACCTGTTTTTCTTTCTCCTCGTCGGCATCTTTATACGGATGTTCGAACAGTCCCAGCTTGTTTTTCAGCTCCAGGATCCGCATACAGCACTCGTCTACCAGATCCTCGGAAATTTTTCCTTCTTTCACCAGACGGCACAGGTTGTTGCTGTAGATTCCTGTCATCATGTCAATATCTACGCCTGCTTTCGCCGCACGGATCGCTGCTTCTTCCTTGTCGACACAGTAACCGTGGTAGATCATTTCCTCGATTGCTGCCCAGTCGGAGATCAGCACGCCGTCAAATCCCAGTTCATCACGCAGAATATCGCGCATCAGTTTCTTGCTGCCCGTAGTCGGCACGCCGTTCAGGGTATTGAACGATGTCATCACAAGTGCAGCTTTCGCATCGATTCCAGCCTTGTAAGACGGCAGATAAAACTCCTGGAAAGTATGCTCGGACAACTCTACCGTATTGTAATCTCTTCCTGCGGTCGGTGCACCATATCCTGCAAAATGCTTCACGCATGCGCCGATCCGGTATTCCTCGCTCAGATCCTCTCCCTGGAAACCATGTACCATGCTTTCACAAAAACGGCTGTTCAGATACGGATCCTCACCGGTGGATTCCATCACACGCCCCCATCTGGCATCACGCACCAGATCAGTCATCGGGGCAAAGGTCACATGTAGACCACTGACGGATGCCTCTTTCGCTGCGACAGCAGCGCATTTTTCTGAAAGTTCCGGCTCAAAAGTTGCTCCCTGTCCCAGCGGGATCGGAAATACGGTTTTGTAACCGTTGATAATATCCAGCATAAACAACAGTGGAATGTGATGCGGGTGTTTTTCCATGTAGGCTTTCTGGATCTTTTTCACCGTCTCCGCACCCATCGATCCGATCACCGAACCGGACAGTGCGATATTTTCTTCGGTAAATCCCATCTCTGCCATCGGTCCTGTGATCACCGTATCGTCATCAAAAAATCCGCCGACTACCTGGCTCATCTGATTGACTTTTTCTTCCAGTGACATATCGTTTAATAAAGCGGTTAACTCCTCGTTTGTCATTTCTCTTCTCCTTTTATTTTTTCTGATGTTGATTTCCTTAATACTGTGTCTGAAAATGTTTTCGTACTCTCACAGCATATCTATTTGTACTCACTATATAACAATCCAACCGTAATTTGCAAGTCCTGTTGTTACTGTTCTCTCCGTTCCCGGCAACACGCTTTTTGCGCTCTGTTTCTTACAATTTGACCGTTCCCGCGCTTTTTGTCGTATTTTACCTGTGGCTATGGTATAATAGATGAGATTGGGGTCTGGACCCCTGTATTTTATACAGTAACAAATCATGTAAAAGGAGTTTTTTATGAAGAGACAATTCTACCGCCGCCTGCTGGCGCTGTCGACGGCTGTTTTACTGGGACTTTCCAGTCTGTTTCCATCCATAGCTGGTGCAACGGAGATTACCGCTGAAGAACCGGCAGTGACGGACACCGTCGATCCTGCTGCTTCCACGGACACTTCGAATCCTGCTTCTGCTGATACCGTGGAAACCGCAGACGGGGAAACAACCGAAGAAACCACAGAACCGGAACGCCTAGAGCCGGATGCCTACTTTGAGCCGATCCAGTCCAACGATACCGCCGACTGGCCACAGGGATCTGCCGTATGGGCAGAATCCGCAGTGGTGATGGATCTCGACAGTGGGGCTTTCCTGTATTCCAAAAATATGGATGACACCAAGTATCCTGCCAGTATCACCAAGATTCTCACCACACTGATCGCGATCGAACATTCCCGTCCGTCCGAAAAAGTCACTTTTTCGGAAAATGCTGTCTACGGCATCGAACAGGGAAGTTCCAATATCGGGATCCGGCTTGGAGAAAACCTGACTATGGAAGACTGTCTGTACGGCATGATGCTCGAATCTGCCAATGAAGTCTGTGTCGCCGTGGCGGAACATATCAGCGGCAGTGTGGATGCATTCGTGGAACTGATGAATCAGAAAGCGGCTTCCCTGGGATGTACGAACACGCATTTTACCAACCCGAACGGGCTTCCTGACGAAAATCATTATACGACGGCGCATGATATGGCGCTGATCGCACAGGCGGCATACAATAACGCCACTTTCCGCAAGGTCTGTCAGACCACTACCTACTGCATCGGAACCACCAACAAATGTGGGGAAAAACGATGGCTGAGCAACCATCACAAGATGCTCCCGGACAGAGATTATACGTATGAGGGATGTACCGGAGGAAAAACCGGATTTACCCAGGCGGCCTTAAACACACTGGTCACTTACGCAGAGCGGAATGGCAGACGGCTTGTATGTGTATCGCTTCGAACCAACGGAAGACAGATTTATACGGATACGACTTCCCTTCTCGATTACGGATTCAATAATTTCCAGAATTATTCCATCTTCAACCGGAAAACCTGGGCAGATGCAAAGATGCTATACCCATCGCTGTACTTCGGACAGCCCGAGACAGTTGCAAATCTCCGCCCGACCTGCACGGTAACGCTGCCGGCCGGCATGGATCTGTCCTCCGTAGAGACCACCTGCAACCCGGGAGACGGAACCCTCTGCCGCAGCTATACGTACAACCAGTATCCGGTAGGCTGCGAATCCATCCCGGACACTGCGATCCAGGCACTGTTACACAGTGAACCCACAAACATCTGCAAAAAGTCCGGGAGCGCTGCTGCATCTGATCTTGGAAATTCTGCAAAAGAAACAGCTTCCGGTATTTTTCAGAAAATACTCGCATTTGTCGCTCCTGTGGGCACGGTGATTACTTCTTTTGTCACCTCTGTCTTTACAGCTGTCCCCTGGTATTACTTTGCACTGGGCGGTGCGTTGTTTCTGATCATCATTATGGAGATTGTGCTTGCGATGAAGAAAAAGAAGAAACGGAAGAAGAAAAAACCAGCCAAAAAGAAAAACGTAAAATAAAGAAACAGGCAGATATGAATTCATAAAATCATATCTGCCTGTTTCTTTGCATCGTATACCAATAATTATTTCTTATCCACTTTTCTTCTGCAATCCATTTTTCAAACGTTACCTGATTTACGCCAAGGATCTTTGAAATCATTGCATTCGGTATATTTTCCTTTATCTATCATAGAACGACAAATCTCTTTTTTCGTATTTTACACTCCGATTAAATCTCTTTCCCTTTCGTTCCAATCACATGTACCACAAACGGAATAAACAGTGTGATCAGTGCTGCATAACCAAGGTAAGCATATCCTTTCTTGACAACCGTCATCAGACCGAACTGTGCGATCGCGAAAGCCAAGAAGGTAAAGATTGCAGTGAAGACTGCGTTTCTTGCCAAATGGCCTTTTGCTTTTTTCTCTTTGCTGTCCATGCGGCGTTCCATCGCGTTAACGCAACGGGTTACAATACCGGAGATCATGTTTACGGCTGTGGAGATAGCGCCTAGGATGATCAGGATCGAGATGATCGGTGTCAGGACGCCTGCACCTACGCCGTTTTGTACCAGAACCAGCATCGGAACGGATGCGGTTGCCAGATCTGCGACATATGCGATGGCAAGCAGACCGAAGATGGAAAGTTCCATCGCCAGGAAGTTGCAGATGAACATCCAGATGGCTGCTTTGTTGATCTGTTTTACATCGGTAACATCTTCCATGTGCTGGTACATAACGGATACGGAAGCCAGCTGGAAGAAGAAATACAGGACTGCGGACCACAGTGCCGGACCGAATGCACCGGTCTCAGACGAGATCACCGGCATCTCTCCGGAAGTCATGCGCCCGATGGAGGCTGTGATATCACCCCACTGTGCGATGATATTCGGAACCAGTACCAGTACCAGACCGATGATGATCAGCACACTCAGGGTAGAAGCACATTTTCTTACTACATTGGTTCCATACAGAGCAATGAAGAAGATAAATGCTGCGATGATCAGTGTACATACCCAATATGGGATGCCAAACAGTGTCTGTAAGGTAGAACCTCCGGTTGCAAATGCTGCAGCGGACGCGGTACCGATCATGATCAGGTAACAGATCTCATACAGGTTGGACATCACGTGGCGGGTCTTACCATACATGCTGTCTGAAAAACTTCTGTAGTCGTATGTTTTGTGTTTGTATGCATAACGCATGCCATACCAGAAAAACAGTGCATATAAGCCCTGTGTGACCAGTGGCAGGATCAGACACCAGATACCGTAATTAATAAAGTACTGATAGATCTGTGCGCCGGATGCGAATCCTCCGCCAAACTGTGTGGTAAATGCCACGAACGCAAGTCCCATCGCCAGAGGCATCTTACTTTTATCGACCAGTAATGATTTTTTCTCACTCATACTTTCTTTCCCCCGA is part of the Blautia faecicola genome and encodes:
- a CDS encoding YkvI family membrane protein, with product MSEKKSLLVDKSKMPLAMGLAFVAFTTQFGGGFASGAQIYQYFINYGIWCLILPLVTQGLYALFFWYGMRYAYKHKTYDYRSFSDSMYGKTRHVMSNLYEICYLIMIGTASAAAFATGGSTLQTLFGIPYWVCTLIIAAFIFFIALYGTNVVRKCASTLSVLIIIGLVLVLVPNIIAQWGDITASIGRMTSGEMPVISSETGAFGPALWSAVLYFFFQLASVSVMYQHMEDVTDVKQINKAAIWMFICNFLAMELSIFGLLAIAYVADLATASVPMLVLVQNGVGAGVLTPIISILIILGAISTAVNMISGIVTRCVNAMERRMDSKEKKAKGHLARNAVFTAIFTFLAFAIAQFGLMTVVKKGYAYLGYAALITLFIPFVVHVIGTKGKEI